A stretch of Macadamia integrifolia cultivar HAES 741 chromosome 7, SCU_Mint_v3, whole genome shotgun sequence DNA encodes these proteins:
- the LOC122083915 gene encoding serine/threonine-protein kinase-like protein CCR4, with translation MNLKKQSEPSHSIFPFLLFHSYNNEIKGLFLPKSSHMRDPQISFSLFFLVILFLASALQCSSSLSSVAITEISNQTLICALPGQTSLNCTSFPVGLQSPIPYINTSVSAISAITAGDNFLCYLSYPSLNSVTTVGCWSFTENGTDLTSQGIYQGAMLNDFDARNSHICGIVNGSNSLLCWKWPGFSFPNVQNLMEIAVGEDFVCGILATGQIKCFGSNTSIVVGKEPAGNYSFIAAGVQQACAISIDGTTINCWGKAPVMSLNGSFNSLALGNNSGCALRANYTVFCWGEDDFELPESLDGVSFLSITGKRHVFCGVTVQNYSLICWSGENLGSTSLIFQTVMPGPCQTHCQCGMLPDYGQFCSQGYICLPCRRSHHHWPMVYPPAALPDKPETLPLIPVVTGTDISKDAGIAYLTVGCIGTAAFLFVLCFIFYQKWKRKVQRVHHSGQLTTTVQHGSSPMYSLKEKEPASSIRGSSLGPSKLDQRLSQMINTGSGKLEVFSLEELRQVTDNFSQGHRIGCGSFGSVYRATLEDGRDVAIKRAEVMVSTSPLYAGGVKKQDDKDHAFLSELANLSRLNHKNLVQLYGYCDEANERVLVYEFMVNGTLHDHLHTFTESPIRSWATRIKVALDAARGIEYLHTYAVPQIIHRDIKSSNILLNVQWIAKVSDFGLSLMGPDNEEAHISLRAAGTVGYMDPSYYKYQQLCTKSDVYSFGVVLLELLSGLKAIHRNEETGLPRNVVHYMVPYIVRDEIHRVLDPKLPPPTPCEIEAVVYVGYLAADCVVSDGQDRPSMTEIVDSLERALAACLENPFLSRSTTGSSIKDIL, from the coding sequence ATGAATCTGAAAAAACAATCAGAACCATCTCACAGcatctttccctttcttctcttccattcttacAACAATGAAATTAAGGGCTTATTTCTTCCCAAGTCTTCTCATATGAGAGATCctcaaatttcattttctcttttctttctggTTATCCTCTTCTTGGCTTCTGCTCTTCAAtgttcttcatctctctctAGTGTTGCAATCACTGAGATCTCAAATCAAACACTAATATGTGCATTGCCTGGACAAACATCGCTCAACTGTACTAGCTTCCCGGTTGGACTTCAGAGTCCAATTCCATATATAAATACTTCAGTTTCTGCGATTTCCGCGATCACCGCCGGCGACAACTTCCTATGTTACCTGAGTTACCCATCTCTGAATTCTGTTACTACTGTTGGTTGCTGGAGTTTCACTGAAAATGGTACTGATCTGACAAGCCAGGGGATCTATCAAGGAGCTATGCTTAATGATTTTGATGCTAGGAACTCTCATATCTGTGGGATTGTGAATGGATCAAACAGTCTATTATGTTGGAAATGGCCTGGATTCAGTTTTCCTAATGTGCAAAACCTTATGGAGATCGCAGTAGGAGAGGATTTCGTTTGCGGAATACTAGCAACAGGGCAAATTAAGTGTTTTGGAAGCAATACAAGCATCGTCGTCGGCAAGGAACCAGCAGGGAATTATAGTTTTATCGCCGCCGGAGTTCAGCAAGCTTGTGCTATTTCAATAGATGGCACCACCATCAACTGCTGGGGGAAAGCCCCAGTGATGAGCCTTAATGGAAGCTTCAATTCCTTGGCCTTAGGTAACAACAGTGGCTGTGCTCTTCGCGCGAATTATACTGTTTTTTGTTGGGGAGAGGACGATTTCGAGCTGCCGGAAAGCCTAGATGGGGTTAGTTTTCTATCAATTACAGGGAAGAGACATGTTTTTTGTGGTGTGACAGTGCAGAATTATTCATTAATCTGTTGGAGTGGTGAGAATTTGGGGTCTACTTCATTGATTTTCCAGACCGTAATGCCAGGACCTTGTCAAACACATTGTCAATGTGGAATGTTGCCTGACTATGGGCAATTTTGCAGCCAAGGATATATTTGCCTACCATGTAGGAGGTCCCATCATCACTGGCCTATGGTATATCCACCGGCAGCGCTGCCGGATAAGCCAGAAACCCTTCCGCTGATTCCAGTGGTCACTGGTACTGATATCAGTAAGGATGCCGGGATAGCCTACCTCACCGTCGGCTGTATAGGCACGGCGGCTTTTCTGTTTGTGTTATGCttcattttctatcaaaaatggaagagaaaggtACAAAGGGTTCATCATTCAGGACAATTGACTACAACTGTTCAACATGGTTCATCTCCAATGTACTCTCTTAAAGAAAAAGAGCCAGCTTCCTCAATTAGAGGGTCTAGCCTTGGGCCTTCAAAGCTAGATCAAAGGTTAAGTCAAATGATTAACACAGGCAGTGGTAAACTAGAGGTATTTTCTCTTGAAGAACTCAGGCAAGTCACTGATAATTTCTCTCAAGGCCATAGGATTGGCTGTGGAAGTTTTGGCTCAGTGTATCGGGCGACACTCGAAGACGGGCGAGATGTAGCAATTAAGCGAGCAGAGGTAATGGTTTCGACTTCTCCATTATACGCCGGCGGGGTTAAGAAACAAGATGACAAGGATCATGCATTCTTATCTGAGCTTGCAAATCTCTCTCGCCTCAATCACAAGAACCTTGTGCAGCTTTATGGCTATTGTGATGAGGCGAATGAGCGTGTGCTTGTTTATGAGTTCATGGTAAATGGGACTCTCCATGACCACCTCCATACTTTCACCGAGTCGCCCATAAGGTCATGGGCGACTCGGATTAAAGTTGCCCTAGACGCAGCTAGGGGAATTGAGTATCTCCACACTTATGCCGTCCCACAAATCATACATCGTGACATTAAGTCCTCCAACATTTTACTCAATGTCCAATGGATTGCAAAGGTATCAGATTTTGGTCTCTCATTGATGGGTCCAGACAACGAAGAGGCACATATATCCCTCCGTGCTGCCGGAACTGTGGGATATATGGATCCTTCCTACTATAAATATCAACAATTGTGTACTAAGAGTGATGTGTATAGCTTTGGTGTTGTGTTACTAGAATTGTTATCAGGTCTTAAAGCCATACACCGCAATGAAGAGACAGGGCTACCAAGGAATGTGGTACACTACATGGTGCCATACATTGTTAGAGATGAGATACATCGGGTACTTGATCCGAAATTGCCACCGCCAACACCATGTGAGATCGAGGCAGTAGTATACGTCGGTTATCTTGCAGCTGATTGTGTGGTGTCCGACGGGCAAGATCGTCCATCGATGACTGAGATTGTAGATAGCCTTGAAAGAGCATTGGCTGCATGTCTAGAAAATCCTTTTCTCTCTCGCTCAACAACTGGTTCATCCATCAAAGATATATTGTAA